In one window of Palaemon carinicauda isolate YSFRI2023 chromosome 2, ASM3689809v2, whole genome shotgun sequence DNA:
- the LOC137623174 gene encoding uncharacterized protein yields the protein MRDGCNVGNGKSNYFWRCRNRKCRRKFTMRHKSFFEGSHLEERDIILLTCCWVHRYPQYCVELKTQHLGSHTLVDWYNFCRGVCEQVLILDNKKIGGPGHIVEVDESKFGKRKYNIGHEVEGTWVFGGIDRETRETFFKVVKKRNAETLISALKEHVLPGTTIISDCWKGYGKVKDHDFKHFTVNHSVNFVDPNDPTVHTNTIESQWRVLKRSVLPRFGTQKSLYESYFAEYCIRKRYIENSVCPFRAFVQLIKRVYPLKASPLYLPIPSNVRPSNVRPSSSRSSANDARPSTSRKRSSPPPSNVRPSSSRSSATDARPSTSRKSSSPPHNPPPQKRLKDQEPEDFGFSDYEI from the coding sequence ATGCGTGATGGCTGCAATGTGGGCAATGGAAAATCCAATTATTTCTGGAGGTGTAGGAACCGCAAGTGTCGCCGAAAGTTCACAATGCGGCATAAATCATTCTTTGAGGGCTCACACCTCGAAGAACGTGATATCATTCTCCTCACGTGTTGTTGGGTTCATCGTTATCCTCAATACTGTGTTGAATTGAAGACCCAACACCTTGGTTCTCACACTCTCGTTGACTGGTACAACTTTTGCCGAGGAGTGTGTGAACAAGTGTTGATTTTGGACAATAAGAAAATTGGTGGACCAGGGCACATTGTGGAAGTGGACGAGAGCAAGTTCGGCAAGAGGAAGTATAACAtcgggcatgaagtcgaaggaacctGGGTCTTTGGGGGCATTGACCGGGAAACACGCGAGACCTTTTTCAAAGTGGTTAAGAAACGTAACGCGGAAACGTTGATCTCGGCGCTCAAAGAGCACGTTCTTCCCGGGACCACTATCATTTCCGATTGCTGGAAAGGATATGGCAAAGTCAAAGACcatgattttaaacattttactgtaaACCACAGTGTTAACTTCGTTGATCCTAATGACCCGACCGTGCATACGAACACTATAGAATCGCAATGGCGGGTTCTCAAAAGGAGCGTGCTACCAAGATTCGGTACCCAGAAATCGTTGTACGAAAGCTATTTCGCGGAGTACTGTATCAGGAAGCGATATATAGAAAACTCCGTATGTCCGTTCAGGGCATTTGTACAGCTCATCAAGCGCGTGTACCCGCTCAAAGCCAGTCCTCTCTACTTGCCGATTCCCTCTAACGTTCGGCCAAGTAACGTTCGTCCATCCAGCAGCCGTTCTTCAGCTAACGACGCCCGACCTTCCACTAGTCGCAAAAGGTCAAGTCCTCCTCCAAGTAACGTTCGTCCATCCAGCAGCCGTTCTTCAGCTACCGACGCCCGACCTTCCACTAGTCGCAAAAGTTCAAGTCCTCCTCATAATCCTCCACCCCAGAAGAGGTTGAAGGACCAAGAACCGGAGGATTTTGGTTTTAGCGATTACgaaatttaa